The sequence below is a genomic window from Fusobacterium sp. DD2.
AGTGGAAGATGATAAGGAGATACAGGAACTCATAGCTTATTTTTTGACAAATGCTGGGTATGAAGTGGATAAAGCTGGAGATGGTCTGGAAGGACTTAAACTTCTAAAAGAAAAGCATCACAGCCTTGTAGTATTAGACCTTATGCTTCCAAATCTTGATGGTACAAATTTTACAAAAATAGTAAAAGGGATATCAAGTGAGTATGGTAATCCGTTGATAATCATGCTTACAGCTAAAACTGAAATAGAAGATGTATTGGAAGGGTTGGAAATAGGTGCTGATGATTATATGAAAAAACCATTTGACCCTAGAGAACTGGTACTTAGAGTGAAAAAACTATTAAATAGCCACACAAGAGAAGTTAAAGAGGAAAAATATAGATTTGAAAATATAGAGATAGATGATAGCAGGCATGTGGTACTTTATCATAGTGAGGAGATTGAACTCTCTAAAAAGGAGTATGACTTATTGTTGCTTTTAATAGAAAACTTAGGTCTTGTAATAACCAGAGAGAGAATCTTGGATAAGGTATGGAATAGTAATTATTATACTGGGGATAGAACTGTAGACGTATATATCTCAAAGTTGAGAGATAAGATGCCAGAGCTTGCCCAATGTATAAAGACAGTAAAAGGAGTGGGATACAAATTAGAAGAAAAGAGATAATAACTCTTGTGCTCATACTTATAATTGAGGGAATATTTGTATTTATAAATTCAAGTGTTTTATCAGACCTTTATGCACAGAGAGTTAAAGAGACTTTGAAACAGGATACGATATTTGTAAAATTACTTGCTAAGGACTACCCACATGAAAAATATAAAGATATATTTGAAAATAGTGATTTGAGATTTACTCTTATAAATAGGGAAGGAAAAGTAGAATTTGATTCTAAAAATATATCCAGAGAGGAATATATGGATAATCATCTCCAAAGAAAAGAGGTTCAGGAAGCCTTAAAAAGTGGAGAGGGATTTGATATAAGACATAGTAAGACAATGGGAGAAACATTTGCTTACTACACTACTACCTTTAAAAATAACTACGGAGAGGAGTTTGTAATCAGAACTTCCAGTGATTATGAAGGTGTACAAAGTGAGATACATAAGTTTCTTGCTATCCAGATTGGAT
It includes:
- a CDS encoding response regulator transcription factor — encoded protein: MNILVVEDDKEIQELIAYFLTNAGYEVDKAGDGLEGLKLLKEKHHSLVVLDLMLPNLDGTNFTKIVKGISSEYGNPLIIMLTAKTEIEDVLEGLEIGADDYMKKPFDPRELVLRVKKLLNSHTREVKEEKYRFENIEIDDSRHVVLYHSEEIELSKKEYDLLLLLIENLGLVITRERILDKVWNSNYYTGDRTVDVYISKLRDKMPELAQCIKTVKGVGYKLEEKR